From the Mesotoga prima MesG1.Ag.4.2 genome, the window CCTCCGAGGGTTCGAATCCCTCTCTCTCCGCCATTATATTGTTTATGGGTGCCCGTAGCTCAGCTGGATAGAGCGCTAGACTGCGGATCTGGAGGCCGGGCGTTCAAATCGCCCCGGGCACGCCATTAATCCTTTCTATAGAACCATTTCTTTCAGTCTCTCCATAATTTCCTTGGGCTTTGAAATGCCGTAAATGCAGTTCTTTGGGTTGGCGACGAATTCTTTTTCGGTACTCACACTTCCGATAAACGCTCCACCTCGAACGTTCTGAGTACCAGTGTCGGCACTAAAGCCTCCCAATACGCCCCTGTCTCCCGAACCCATTCCAGACGATGTTACAGGTATCACATGACCTACTCCCAATATAAGTTCGAAGAAATTCCTTTTAAGCATCACGTTTGTGATGTGTCTGGCTACGATCATATGGGAATTCGCTCTGAACATTCCATAAGTTACCTCTACTCCCGCATCGCTAAGATTGTACTTGAAGGTAGTTCTATAGATCTCCACAAATACTATGCCAAGAAGCCCTGCTACGATGAAGAGCAGAACCGGACCGTTATCAAATAGGGGCTTCAAATCATTGTAAGTTTCTTCCGGGAATAAGTACCTAACGAGCCATCCAGAAGCGTTCAAGATTGCCGGCCAGAAGAACCAACCGAATTTTTTTCGCGAAAACGCAAGCAAAATGCCTGGAATCACGGTCAAGGCAATCCAGCTCACTATTAAGAACAGCCAGTTGTTTCCATCAATTCCAGAGAGATCAAAATTGAGATAGAAAACGATTCCCAATACGAAGTAGTAAGGGTAAATGAAGTATCTGATCATGAAAGAGCGACGCGTTGGTTTAAGATCCATTTTTACCGCCTCCGGCTTTTGAGATCATTTGAAGGAGCTCTTTCTCGAAGCTGTCAGAGTCTTCCAGCATTATCTTTTCGGTTTTCCCATCTCTGAGAAAGAGAAGAGTAGCTTCAATGGGTGACAAGAGATCTTTAAGAATATACAGGTACAGGTTCATTTGAAAACGATACTTATTTATGAATCTCTTGTTCAGACTGGCAAACTTGAAATCTACTATCCTCCATTTTCCATCCTTCAAATATAGTTTATCAACAATTCCCATTAAAACGTACTTTCCGAATCCATGCTGGAAGTGAAATTCGCTGAAGACTCTTTCCGCCCCCTCTATTTCTTTTATCAGCGGATGAGCTACCAGAGTGGAAAGAACTTTTTTCACTTCAGACAGATCATATTCGTTGAAGTTAATCCTGTCAACTGAGACTGGCCTACCCCCGTTAAGAATTGATTCGAGAGTCGTGACCGAGCCGCGCTTACTGATGACTCCCACCGGTTCAAGCAAGTAATGAGCAAGGAGGCCGATACCTGCGGCATTCTTTACAAGACCGGGGCTTCCAGCGTATGATTCCGATTGCAGTTCAAATTCGTCGTCTGCAGTTATCGAAGTTGGAGAGAGGTACTTTATGTACGAAGAATCTGTCAGAGGCAGTACCGAAGTGACTTCAGGTAACAAAGGTTCTTCAATGTAAACAGTCTCTTGAATGGATGGAAGATCGATTGGATAGAAGTGTTTTACTATCCCTTCAAAGGAAGCTTCAACCTTATCGCTTTCCGATTGAAGCAAAGAACTGCATATCATCTTCGACCATGGTCGGGAGGAATCACTCCTACCATTTAGACTGATAATTATCATCTCACGTGCTCTTGAAAGAGCGACATAAAGAGTGCGCTTTTCTTCTTCAAACTCCTTCTCCTCTTCTAGCGATGCCAAACTTCCGATAAGGCCTTCTTCTCTGTCAGGTTTACTTTTACTTATGAGAAAGCCTCCATCATGGAAGAAAAGTCGCCTGTCAGAGTTCTTCTTTTTCCAGAAAGTGTCACCTACAATCACGATTGGAAACTCCAGTCCCTTTGATTTGTGAACGGTGAGAATCTTCACACTGTCTGATTCCTCTGTTTCAAGAGCGGCTTCCGATTCATCGCTGGAATCTATAAAAGCCTTGATGTTCGAGGAGAGCTCGCGAAGCGAGCTACCCATTCTATCCAGATCCTTCGCAAGCTCAAGAAGCTTTTTGACATTGGCGATCATTCTCTCTCCGGATTTGAGTGTGGCCAGCTTAGGCAAGTAATCTGTTTCTTGAACGAACTTCTCGAGGATTTCGCTCGGTGACAGAATGTACTTAAGTTTTCCGAATTTCTTGAGCAGATCAATTAAGTGCGCAAATCTGTCCTCTTTGCTTTCCATGAGGGCAAAGTACAGTGGCAAACGTCTGAGATCTCTTTTCGACCTTAGCGTTAGGACTTCATCAAGAGAAGCCCCGAAAGCCGGCGAAAGCAAGAACGACACAAGATTGTTGTTGTCTAAGGGATCTACTAGGAGATCGAGCCATGACAGAAGTCCGGAGACCTCGGGCTGTTCGTAGAAGTTTCTGCTTCCAACGGTGTAGAAGGGAATATTCAATTTTTCCAGTGCATTCTCGTAGCTAGAGATCTTTGAAAAGGTCCTAAGAAGAATAGCAATATCACCGGGGACTATTCGCCGTTTCTCGTATTCACCGGTCTTTGTTTTGAAAACAAGCTCCTCTTCAATTAGGGCCCTTACGGATCTTGCGACCTCTCTCGAATCGTCAGATGATTCCGTTCGAATTATCCTCACTCTCGAAGACTCAATATCTCTTTGATATGGTAGAGACTCTA encodes:
- a CDS encoding UvrD-helicase domain-containing protein, with protein sequence MNKDIFVTASAGTGKTFSLVKEYVGVFDRSFRIGERLDVHNVVAITFTNKAAREMKDRVITEIDHRIASGHPGSWKPLRNKMSYAWISTIHSFCERILRESALFAGIDPGFQILSGMRRATLEEKVVRTYFEDNLESLEPLIQLTGLDKAFRIVKEAISSKRHSLALNPSPVGSLLGDSIISDDEIIEGSKSFAAAYSEILSDYRDRTVRSGFLDFDQLLTETRDLLLKMPEVQEKYRDRFKFIFVDEFQDTDELQSEIIRLLREESKNRVFFVGDSKQSIYRFRGADVSVFNKTMKSFQNNGGELRNLRINRRSHPDLVTFQNKLFGKIMKRDFENEFFRSIYDEDIESLPYQRDIESSRVRIIRTESSDDSREVARSVRALIEEELVFKTKTGEYEKRRIVPGDIAILLRTFSKISSYENALEKLNIPFYTVGSRNFYEQPEVSGLLSWLDLLVDPLDNNNLVSFLLSPAFGASLDEVLTLRSKRDLRRLPLYFALMESKEDRFAHLIDLLKKFGKLKYILSPSEILEKFVQETDYLPKLATLKSGERMIANVKKLLELAKDLDRMGSSLRELSSNIKAFIDSSDESEAALETEESDSVKILTVHKSKGLEFPIVIVGDTFWKKKNSDRRLFFHDGGFLISKSKPDREEGLIGSLASLEEEKEFEEEKRTLYVALSRAREMIIISLNGRSDSSRPWSKMICSSLLQSESDKVEASFEGIVKHFYPIDLPSIQETVYIEEPLLPEVTSVLPLTDSSYIKYLSPTSITADDEFELQSESYAGSPGLVKNAAGIGLLAHYLLEPVGVISKRGSVTTLESILNGGRPVSVDRINFNEYDLSEVKKVLSTLVAHPLIKEIEGAERVFSEFHFQHGFGKYVLMGIVDKLYLKDGKWRIVDFKFASLNKRFINKYRFQMNLYLYILKDLLSPIEATLLFLRDGKTEKIMLEDSDSFEKELLQMISKAGGGKNGS
- a CDS encoding PH domain-containing protein, whose translation is MDLKPTRRSFMIRYFIYPYYFVLGIVFYLNFDLSGIDGNNWLFLIVSWIALTVIPGILLAFSRKKFGWFFWPAILNASGWLVRYLFPEETYNDLKPLFDNGPVLLFIVAGLLGIVFVEIYRTTFKYNLSDAGVEVTYGMFRANSHMIVARHITNVMLKRNFFELILGVGHVIPVTSSGMGSGDRGVLGGFSADTGTQNVRGGAFIGSVSTEKEFVANPKNCIYGISKPKEIMERLKEMVL